A stretch of the Macaca mulatta isolate MMU2019108-1 chromosome 14, T2T-MMU8v2.0, whole genome shotgun sequence genome encodes the following:
- the LOC715218 gene encoding elongin-B, which yields MPGRARAAGNGAERGRAGALREAATAAMDLFLRVRRHKTAIFTDAEESSTVFELKRLVEGLLKRPPDEQRLYKDDQLLDDGKTLGECGFTSQTARPLAPASVGLAFRADDTFEALCIEPFSSPPELLDVMKPQDSGNSAGEPAVQ from the coding sequence ATGCCGGGCCGCGCGCGGGCTGCTGGGAACGGGGCGGAGCGCGGCCGCGCCGGCGCATTGAGGGAAGCGGCAACCGCCGCGATGGACTTGTTCCTCAGGGTTCGGCGCCACAAAACCGCCATCTTCACTGATGCCGAGGAGTCCAGCACGGTGTTCGAGCTGAAGCGCCTCGTGGAGGGACTCCTCAAGCGGCCTCCCGACGAGCAGCGGCTATACAAGGACGACCAGCTCTTGGATGATGGCAAGACACTTGGCGAGTGTGGCTTCACCAGCCAAACAGCACGGCCACTGGCTCCAGCCTCAGTGGGGCTGGCCTTCCGGGCAGACGACACCTTTGAGGCCCTGTGCATCGAGCCGTTCTCCAGCCCGCCCGAGCTGCTCGACGTGATGAAGCCCCAGGACTCGGGAAACAGTGCCGGTGAACCAGCTGTGCAGTGA